A region from the Methylocystis iwaonis genome encodes:
- a CDS encoding GSCFA domain-containing protein, with protein MADNPYSSLPDHRFWRKAVTGLPPFAIDPVISMPFKIAREDRVATAGSCFAQEIAHRLQTSGYTYYLAEKPPQGMSAEEALRRNYSMYSCRYGNLYTTAQLRQLIERVYGRFTPSLDYWNRPEDGRFVDPFRPRIEPDAYETVEAMRADRESHFAAVRHMLETMDVFVFTFGHTETWRHKADGAILQLAPGVAGGTWDENVYEFYNMTVSEVVRDFLAAVDRIREVNPKVRIILSVSPVGIIATYEDRHVAVSNVAVKSILRAAADEVVRARPNIAYFPSFDLVNISPNTGRFYRDDTRRINAHGIDRTMKMFFDHFTDKAREEEAIRSLKFDVAAEAEASARVVCDEEAIESA; from the coding sequence TTGGCAGACAACCCCTATAGCTCCCTACCCGACCATCGCTTCTGGCGCAAGGCTGTGACCGGACTGCCGCCCTTCGCCATCGACCCGGTGATTTCCATGCCCTTCAAGATCGCCCGCGAAGATCGCGTGGCGACAGCGGGAAGCTGCTTTGCGCAGGAAATCGCCCATCGCCTGCAGACGAGCGGCTACACCTATTATCTCGCCGAAAAACCGCCGCAGGGGATGTCGGCCGAGGAAGCGCTGCGGCGCAACTACTCGATGTATTCCTGCCGCTACGGCAATCTCTACACGACCGCGCAATTGCGGCAGTTGATCGAGCGCGTCTATGGGCGTTTCACGCCGTCGCTCGATTACTGGAATCGCCCGGAGGACGGCCGCTTTGTCGACCCCTTCCGCCCGCGCATCGAGCCGGACGCCTATGAGACGGTCGAGGCGATGCGCGCCGATCGCGAAAGCCATTTCGCCGCCGTGCGTCACATGCTGGAGACGATGGACGTTTTCGTCTTCACCTTCGGCCATACCGAGACCTGGCGCCACAAGGCGGATGGCGCGATCTTGCAGCTCGCGCCCGGCGTCGCCGGCGGGACATGGGACGAAAACGTCTACGAGTTCTACAATATGACGGTGAGCGAAGTCGTGCGCGACTTCCTCGCCGCCGTGGATCGCATTCGCGAGGTCAATCCGAAAGTCCGCATCATCCTGAGCGTGTCGCCGGTCGGGATCATCGCGACCTACGAAGACCGGCACGTCGCCGTCTCCAATGTGGCCGTCAAATCTATTTTGCGGGCGGCGGCGGACGAGGTCGTGCGGGCGCGCCCGAACATCGCCTATTTCCCCTCCTTTGATCTCGTGAACATCTCCCCCAATACGGGACGCTTCTATCGCGACGATACGCGGCGCATCAATGCGCATGGCATCGACCGCACAATGAAGATGTTCTTCGATCACTTCACCGACAAGGCGCGCGAGGAGGAAGCGATTCGTTCGCTGAAATTCGACGTCGCGGCGGAAGCCGAAGCCAGCGCCCGCGTCGTCTGCGACGAGGAGGCGATCGAGTCTGCGTGA
- a CDS encoding polyhydroxyalkanoate depolymerase, with the protein MDRMSYQVYEMLHLAFAPARAATDALLHTIKSPLNPFSHTSFGRSIAASAELFERMTRRYGKPLFGLDTTTIDGVEVSIVEEHVWMKPFCGLLHFKRAFEGEEPKQSKLLIVAPMSGHYATLLRGTVEAFLPTHDVYITDWADARTVPLIDGGFDLDDYIDYLEDMLRHLAQDGQPVHTLGVCQASVPLICAIAALEAANDPAAPDSMVLMGGPIDPRVNPTAVNQLAEKRGIDWFRRHCIHTVPFPHAGMGREVYPGFLQLSGFMAMNIERHVSAHLEMFNHLVEGDGDSAEKHRDFYDEYLAVMDLTAEFYLQTVEHVFIRHEVPLGLLRHRGELIDLAAIRRTALLTVEGEKDDISGVGQTFAAQALCPGIPDARKAHHLQLGVGHYGVFNGSRFRRDIAPRICAFTSEIEKVEA; encoded by the coding sequence ATGGACCGTATGTCGTACCAGGTTTATGAGATGCTGCATCTGGCCTTCGCGCCTGCGCGCGCGGCGACCGACGCCCTGCTCCATACGATCAAGAGCCCTTTAAACCCATTTTCGCATACGTCCTTCGGGCGCAGCATCGCCGCCTCCGCCGAGCTCTTCGAGCGCATGACGCGCCGCTACGGCAAGCCCCTCTTCGGACTCGATACGACGACCATCGACGGCGTCGAGGTCTCGATCGTCGAGGAGCATGTCTGGATGAAGCCCTTCTGCGGCCTGCTGCATTTCAAGCGGGCCTTCGAGGGCGAGGAGCCGAAGCAATCGAAGCTGCTGATCGTCGCGCCCATGTCCGGCCATTACGCCACGCTGCTGCGCGGCACGGTCGAAGCCTTTCTGCCGACCCACGACGTCTACATCACCGACTGGGCCGACGCGCGCACCGTGCCGCTGATCGACGGCGGGTTCGATCTCGACGATTACATCGATTATCTCGAGGACATGCTGCGCCATCTGGCGCAGGACGGCCAGCCGGTGCATACGCTCGGCGTCTGCCAGGCCTCTGTCCCGCTGATCTGCGCCATCGCCGCGTTGGAAGCGGCGAATGACCCCGCCGCGCCGGACTCGATGGTGCTGATGGGCGGCCCGATCGACCCGCGCGTCAATCCGACGGCCGTGAACCAGCTCGCCGAGAAGCGCGGCATCGACTGGTTCCGTCGGCACTGCATCCACACCGTGCCCTTCCCGCATGCCGGCATGGGCCGCGAGGTCTATCCGGGCTTCCTGCAGCTTTCGGGCTTCATGGCGATGAACATCGAGCGCCATGTCTCGGCGCATCTCGAAATGTTCAACCATCTCGTCGAAGGCGACGGCGACTCGGCCGAAAAGCACCGCGATTTCTATGATGAATATCTCGCGGTGATGGACCTCACCGCCGAATTCTATTTGCAGACGGTCGAGCACGTCTTCATCCGGCACGAGGTGCCGCTCGGCCTGTTGCGCCATCGCGGCGAGCTTATCGACCTCGCGGCGATCCGCCGCACGGCGCTGCTGACCGTCGAGGGCGAGAAAGACGATATTTCAGGCGTCGGCCAGACTTTTGCGGCGCAGGCGCTCTGCCCCGGCATCCCCGATGCGCGTAAGGCGCATCATCTGCAACTGGGCGTCGGCCATTACGGCGTCTTCAACGGCTCGCGCTTCCGCCGCGACATCGCGCCGCGCATCTGCGCCTTCACGAGCGAAATCGAGAAAGTCGAAGCCTGA
- a CDS encoding anthrone oxygenase family protein — protein MIVASLALAAAGAFTGASLYVNYVEQPARLALSDDALIKEWEPSDHRGFIVLAGLAAIAALFGFIAFRELDDIRWLFGALVILASWPYTYWAIVPLNNRILGLIAADAAHEARKVIDLWGKLEIGQTAIGVLALAIFLWAAG, from the coding sequence ATGATCGTAGCTTCGCTTGCGCTCGCCGCTGCGGGGGCTTTTACCGGCGCCTCTCTTTACGTGAATTACGTCGAGCAGCCGGCGCGTCTCGCTTTGAGCGACGATGCGCTCATCAAGGAATGGGAGCCCTCCGATCATCGCGGCTTCATTGTGCTCGCGGGATTGGCGGCGATTGCCGCATTGTTCGGCTTCATCGCCTTTCGCGAGCTCGACGACATTCGCTGGCTGTTCGGCGCCCTGGTTATTCTGGCGTCATGGCCCTACACCTATTGGGCGATCGTGCCGCTCAACAACCGCATCCTCGGCCTCATCGCCGCCGACGCTGCGCATGAGGCGCGCAAAGTGATCGATCTTTGGGGCAAGCTGGAGATCGGCCAGACGGCGATCGGCGTCCTTGCCCTCGCGATCTTCCTTTGGGCGGCCGGCTAA
- the cbiB gene encoding adenosylcobinamide-phosphate synthase CbiB: MTNPATALLALAIEALCGYPDPLFRRVGHPVTWAGALILALDKRLNLESDPFALRRAKGAVALVALAATALVAGSIIENLALSLPYGWIALAVLASSLLAQRSLYAHVADVARGLSRSLDDGRREVGKIVGRDVTLLDEAGVARAAIESLAENFSDGVVAPALFLALFGLPGALLYKAVNTADSMIGHKSARYFAFGWAAARCDDLFNLMPARMAAGLIVAAAWATGAPARDAYETALRDASKHASPNAGWPEAAMAGALGLSLGGPRRYHDLEIAGATLGSGRRDATAGDIFRALRIYKAALAMLWLIMVVGALAGAR, from the coding sequence ATGACCAACCCCGCCACCGCGCTGCTCGCGCTCGCCATCGAAGCTCTCTGCGGCTATCCGGACCCGCTCTTCCGCCGCGTCGGCCACCCTGTCACATGGGCGGGCGCGCTCATCCTAGCGCTCGACAAGCGCCTCAATCTCGAAAGCGACCCTTTCGCCCTGCGCCGCGCCAAGGGCGCCGTCGCGCTCGTCGCGCTCGCCGCGACCGCGCTCGTCGCCGGTTCGATTATCGAAAACCTCGCCCTCTCGCTCCCTTACGGCTGGATCGCGCTTGCCGTCCTCGCTTCGAGCCTCCTCGCGCAAAGGAGCCTTTACGCCCATGTGGCGGATGTCGCGCGCGGGCTTTCCCGCTCGCTCGACGATGGCCGCCGCGAGGTCGGTAAAATTGTGGGCCGCGACGTTACCCTGCTCGACGAAGCCGGCGTCGCCCGCGCGGCGATCGAAAGTCTCGCCGAAAATTTCTCCGATGGCGTCGTGGCGCCGGCGCTGTTTCTCGCGCTCTTCGGCCTGCCCGGCGCGCTGCTCTACAAGGCCGTCAACACCGCCGACAGCATGATCGGCCACAAATCCGCGCGCTATTTCGCTTTCGGTTGGGCGGCGGCCCGCTGCGACGATCTTTTCAACCTGATGCCCGCCCGCATGGCGGCGGGGCTAATCGTCGCAGCCGCATGGGCGACCGGCGCGCCGGCGCGGGACGCCTATGAGACCGCCTTGCGCGACGCCTCCAAGCACGCCTCGCCCAATGCCGGCTGGCCGGAGGCGGCGATGGCCGGCGCCTTGGGACTTTCGCTCGGCGGTCCGCGCCGCTATCACGACCTCGAAATCGCCGGCGCCACGCTGGGAAGCGGACGGCGCGACGCGACGGCTGGCGATATTTTTCGCGCACTGAGGATTTACAAGGCTGCGCTGGCCATGCTTTGGCTTATTATGGTCGTCGGCGCCCTCGCGGGCGCTAGATAG
- a CDS encoding YbhB/YbcL family Raf kinase inhibitor-like protein, with product MRRSLSSFFAFAALAAADAGGAQAFELKSPDIAEGKTIDMTHVYNSFGCTGGNLSPALSWSDPPAGTKSFAVLVHDPDAPTGGAGFWHWLVVDIPPDVRSLEQGAGDASGKKLPPGAHQLETDFGEKAYGGPCPPPGKPHRYIFTVYALKIDKLGDAAHGRTAVAGFTINGNALAKASITGLFGR from the coding sequence ATGAGACGCAGCCTTTCGTCCTTCTTCGCCTTTGCGGCGCTTGCGGCGGCGGACGCCGGCGGCGCGCAGGCCTTCGAGCTGAAAAGCCCGGACATCGCCGAGGGCAAGACCATCGACATGACGCATGTCTACAACTCCTTCGGCTGCACGGGCGGCAATCTCTCGCCGGCGCTCAGCTGGAGCGATCCGCCGGCCGGCACGAAGAGCTTCGCCGTGCTCGTCCACGATCCCGACGCGCCGACGGGCGGCGCCGGTTTCTGGCACTGGCTCGTTGTCGATATTCCCCCGGATGTGCGCAGCCTCGAGCAGGGCGCCGGCGACGCCTCCGGCAAGAAGCTGCCGCCCGGCGCGCATCAGCTCGAAACCGACTTCGGCGAAAAGGCCTATGGCGGCCCCTGCCCGCCGCCCGGCAAGCCGCATCGCTACATTTTCACGGTCTATGCGCTGAAGATCGACAAGCTCGGCGACGCGGCGCACGGCCGCACGGCGGTCGCCGGCTTCACCATCAACGGCAATGCGCTGGCCAAGGCGTCCATCACTGGGCTGTTCGGGCGGTAA
- a CDS encoding WcbI family polysaccharide biosynthesis putative acetyltransferase translates to MLSQIDKQIFRTWRQYAVEPHIAKLTGRVIRATGPRIAVIGNCQAFGIAYAMKVMNPSAVVDHFSAIGHAKASMDLLVKTLDTYDYIFTHDFLAGHLRGGGDSEELRSRLPKTTLTPAISFAAFHPDLIYIEDKSQPLHGFIFGPVGPYHSALALFAYRAGLSVDEARALFNENVFQALGYFDVWNDAARELLETSKARFGVDLSEDLMKWARRGVFMYSILHPKSFVLFDIARRMWEKVGLKPPSTDFSYYEIHDLARAEIFPVYPGIAKVFGAQGGYLFKLQNHHLANSVGDFLNLPQYLTASFKTYEKAGPERLSNARVDAWIADEQTKNLLLGLARENLKAGLTPTL, encoded by the coding sequence ATGTTATCTCAAATCGACAAGCAGATTTTCCGCACCTGGCGCCAATATGCGGTCGAGCCGCACATCGCCAAGCTGACGGGCCGCGTTATCCGCGCCACGGGGCCGCGAATCGCCGTTATCGGCAATTGTCAGGCATTCGGGATCGCCTATGCGATGAAGGTCATGAATCCGAGCGCCGTGGTCGATCACTTCTCGGCGATCGGCCACGCCAAGGCCTCGATGGACCTTCTGGTCAAGACGCTGGATACGTATGATTACATCTTCACGCATGATTTTCTCGCCGGCCATTTGCGCGGCGGTGGAGATTCGGAGGAGCTGCGCAGCCGCCTGCCGAAGACGACGCTGACGCCCGCGATCAGTTTCGCGGCGTTTCATCCCGACCTCATCTATATCGAGGACAAATCGCAGCCGCTGCACGGCTTCATCTTCGGGCCGGTCGGGCCCTATCATTCGGCGCTCGCCCTTTTCGCCTACCGCGCGGGGCTTTCGGTCGACGAAGCGCGGGCGCTGTTCAATGAGAATGTCTTTCAGGCCCTGGGCTATTTCGATGTCTGGAACGACGCTGCGCGAGAGCTGCTCGAGACGTCGAAAGCGCGTTTCGGCGTCGATCTCTCGGAAGACCTCATGAAATGGGCGCGCCGCGGCGTCTTCATGTACAGCATCTTGCATCCCAAGAGCTTCGTGCTCTTCGATATTGCGCGGCGGATGTGGGAGAAAGTCGGCCTGAAGCCGCCGTCGACGGATTTCAGCTATTACGAAATCCACGACCTCGCGCGCGCTGAAATCTTCCCGGTCTATCCGGGAATCGCCAAAGTGTTCGGCGCGCAGGGCGGCTATCTGTTCAAGCTGCAGAACCACCATCTCGCCAATTCGGTCGGCGATTTTCTCAACCTGCCGCAATATCTCACGGCGTCGTTCAAGACCTATGAAAAGGCGGGCCCAGAGCGGCTCTCCAATGCGCGCGTCGATGCGTGGATTGCGGATGAGCAGACGAAAAATCTGCTCCTTGGTCTCGCCCGCGAAAACCTCAAAGCAGGGCTGACGCCGACGTTGTAA